The genomic region TCTTTGAGACAAGTGTCCTGCTCTTGTACTTACAAGAACAATAGCTGTTCACTACTGCAGCCAACTCGCTTCCCTCCCAAACCACTAGCAAGCACTGTATGCACTGAAACTCAGGCTAGTTTTCCACTTACCAGACTCCCATGGCATCTCTTCAAGCTTTACAGGTGAACAAGTTATGCTCATAGGTTTGTCAAAAGTACTTGGGTATATCATGAGAGGAACACCACACAGATTGATATTACTTAATCTGTGCTCTTCAGGAACATCAAAACTCTCCAAGTCTGTTTAGGAAAGACACACTGTAGTTCAGTAACATCAAAAAAATAGCATGACAAACTGCAAGTTGTCCTTGATTAAGTGAAATGGGAGTAGTTCCAGGACAATTCAGTCCAACAGTTCCTTCTTATGGAGTGCTTATTTACAGTTAGTTATTAGTGTCCGTGAAGTTTTGTATGCTAATGCTTATCTGAAGCGTATGTAACTGTCATTATAAAGCAAGAGCTTTAAGAAATTCTTCTAATCTCTATGCTATGTCAACTATATCAAGCAGTATGTATGTTTAAAACCTTCAAACAAGAACAAGGTGATGTTTCAAAAATATTGAATGCCCTTATGTTCAGGAAAGGACTCTGGAGAAATGTAATACCAGCTTATTCACCACAACAGCTCAGTGAAAGTCTTACAGCATCAAAACTTAATCAAAGTCTAATTAGGTTTCAATAATTACCCGAAGAGTTCTTACCTAGAGGATCAGAGGGAAACAGGTTTTCTATTTCTGGGTAAGCTTCATCACCCACTGCATCCCAGCTTTCTAATCCAACAGTCTTTTCAGCAACCTTAAAATGAGGAGGTCTCGTTATTTGTGCTATCATGTTTTCTCAGTGTAGTACCCTTTTTGTGCCTGTAAACCTGTATAGCATAGAAAAGACATGAGCAATTGCCATACAGGCTCTCCAGCTATGTCTGAATTCTAACACCTTTGATACAAATAAGCcgcaaaagagaaaatgcttcagCTGAGCTTGTATGATGATACACAGTGAAAACAAATCTCTGCAGTGTGATATTTAGGCTCATAACAATAAAGTCCCACTAAACAGAATATGAACAAGACAGTAACCCAGCCAATATTTTGTCTAGAGTCACTTCTTCGCCCTTGTGTGTTCCCTAAGCTGTTGTGGGTACATCATGCATTCCTCTGATTCCCATCCATTACAGAAGGGTTGTACTCACTTTCTTTGCACTGCAAggctgatttttctctctcatctgtTCCTTCTTGCTTGTAACTCCTACAGTTCTGTTCACATTTCCAAGAGCCTTTCTGACAGAGCAAGATGTGGCGGGAGTTCTGATTGGTTTTTTTGGAAGTGGAGTATTGACTTGCGCTCTTTCTGATAGGACTTTTGCTGCAGACAGGAGGGAAAGGCAAACTTTAGCACCATGTCAACCCTAAAGCTTGCTTCTGATGAAGTGCATGTGCTAGAAAGCTAGTTGTTGTTCTCCACTTACAACTCAAAAGTATAAGCCCTGTCTGTGACAAAAGACAGGCGATTCCCACATTTGTAATAGTTGATAAActcagttttattatttatttacttaagcTGTTTTGCTATTTCTGTTCAGAACAGTGATTAACAAATCCAGGGTGTGCACTGTACTCCATTCCACACTGCCTCCATGGAGCATATACCTACACGGTACTGAAAGGCGTCTTAACTGGTTCTTAGTAGCACCAACTTCATCATTCTCCTTATCCACAAAGATCAGAGTTGTCATCTCTGGGTTGATGAGAACACCCTGGAAAGGCACACAGAAAAATCTAGGCAGCTCTTGCtaacagaaacagcaaatgTTTGAAGTATGCTGGGAATgatgccaggttggatggggccctgggcagcctggtctagtattagatatggaggttggcagctctgcctgcggCCGGGGGTTGGAGCCtgatgacccttgaggtcccttctcacccgagccattctatgattctgtgatgacaCAGTTGCCATGTGCTGGCTCCCAGAAGAGAATCAAGCAAAGCCATACTTCGTGTCATAGCAGTTTAGCTAGAGACTATCGCACCGGGATCCATTAATGCACACGGTAAGCTCACAGACCCACGGAGCTCACGTGGATTGGAGAAAGATTCTATGTCTCACTGCAACCCTGCGTGGTAAGGCTTAACACCTTTGGTTTGCTGCTTCACTTCTCTACAGTGCTTAGTGCTGCGTACTCCAGGAAGCCTAGGCTGCCGATCCAACTTGTAACGCGAGCAGCCAGCAGTCACCGCACAGACAAGGCCTCTTCCCCCCAGCACGGCCCGCTGCGGACAGCGGCGCGTCGCTGCGCTAACGCTGTGCAGCCCGGGTGGGCACCGCGCACCGCTCTGGGCGGCCGAGCAGCTCCTCGCCGGCCCGGCCGTGCTTTCCCTCAAGGCAGAAGGATCGCTCAGCAGCCAAGAAAGAACTGCCTGTAGAAAGCCGCACACTTACCCGCGGCGAGAGCCGGCCCGGGAGAGCGAGGATAGCACGGAGAAGAGCAGGCAAGAGCGCCTCAGAGCACAAACAGAGACAAGTACAGATACTGCCCTCCCGCCACCAGCCTCGGTATCTCCGTCCGCTCCTCCCATTGGCCGTTTCAATTAACGCTCAGGTATCCGATTGGCTCAGCGGCTCCGGGGCAGCGGCGAGACTACCGCGTTCCGGTGCCTCGTTGCCATGGTGACTACGCGACGGTTCCGCAGGGGACACGGCGCCTTTAAGGGGCGGGGCTCCGGGCCGCGGGGCATTGtggggcggcggcgcggcctGGTGGGTAAACAGGCCTTGGCGGTGCGCTGTCGGGTGGGTTTTGTGTGGGTGTTGAGTGGTTGTTGTGCCGGGGGCGGCTGGGTGGCGGCTCCGGGCTGTGAGGGGTACCTGAGGAGAGCCTCGTGGGGTCGGGCCGGGTCGGAACGTGTGCGGTTTTTTAGTGTTTCAGGGGGAAGTAAAATGGCGTCTGGGACGGCGGTAAACGCAGCTCCTTCGGGAGGGCCGGGCGATGTGAGCCTGGAGGAGCCGAAGAAGATGACGAGGGAGgactggaggaaaaagaaggaattggaggagcagaggaagctgGGGAATGCGCCTGCTGAGGTGGATGAGGAAGGAAAGTAAGTTCTATGAACAGAGATACATCAGAAGTTAACAGTTTTGTTTGTGAAGCAGGCTTATGTTCACCTGGTTACAGAGTTGTGAAGCTGAGCTTAACGTAAGAGTTATTTGTTAAGCTAAATTGTGTGGTGTGTTTTCCTGTGCCACGTATCGATTTCATAATGCCTTTTACAGGGATATCAATCCTCACATTCCTCAGTACATATCTTCAGTCCCGTGGTACATAGATCCTTCCAAAAGACCAACCCTAAAGCATCAGAGGCCTCAGccagagaagcagaagcagtACAGCTCCTCAGGAGACTGGTACAAACGGGGAGTGAAAGAGGTATGGGGATGATTTGTGctaaaacaaagcttttgtttaTTCCTGTGCGATAAGATAAGAGCCATTGACACCCTGCAGTTCCTGGTTATGTGTTTTGGAGGGTGAGAGGAACTGGATATGTGCACTTAGCAAGCATTACCTGGTGTTTGATAATCACCAAAATGGGCTTTTGAGTTTGGTTGGAGCACGTGTGGTTTAGTTgtgttagaaaaacaaatacagcagttggtggaaatatatatatgaatctTTCTGCAGGTCTGTTTAATGCTGTGTTCTTTTGCTATTTAGCACTCTATAGCTACCAGATATCGGAAAGGAGCTTGTGAGAACTGTGGTGCGCTGACACATAAAAAGAAGGACTGCATGGAGGTAAACTTGATGCTGTTGATATCTTAATGGTTCAAAAGTGAATGTGAATTTAGTGAAAAATGCCTGGGTATAGGTAAAATCACAGTTACTTTGGAAAAGACTACAGGTATTAAAATGCTGCTTGAAGTTATCTAAAGCAGTTGCTTTGTagggaaaataaagagcaaaacaaagagaaaagtaatCACCATTTAATTCTGCTTGTGATAAACACTGCAGTGAAAGTCAGAAACGTCTGACATTTAGTTCCTTGTGTTAGTGTACTTCAGTTCAAGTGCTGGTGTGCacatctttctgtttcttgtcaGCCAGGAGCAGTCCTCAAAGATTATTTTACTTGCTTTCTTTATTGTCTAAAACTGAGTTAGAAAACGTTAGAGTTAGAAATGGGGTTCTTTGGAATCAGTTGcagtt from Gallus gallus isolate bGalGal1 chromosome 13, bGalGal1.mat.broiler.GRCg7b, whole genome shotgun sequence harbors:
- the PTTG2 gene encoding securin isoform 2 (isoform 2 is encoded by transcript variant 2) translates to MIAQITRPPHFKVAEKTVGLESWDAVGDEAYPEIENLFPSDPLDLESFDVPEEHRLSNINLCGVPLMIYPSTFDKPMSITCSPVKLEEMPWESDLLQLPTDLMSTLDDIIDMPPMIYEF
- the PTTG2 gene encoding securin isoform 1 (isoform 1 is encoded by transcript variant 1), producing the protein MTTLIFVDKENDEVGATKNQLRRLSVPSKVLSERAQVNTPLPKKPIRTPATSCSVRKALGNVNRTVGVTSKKEQMREKNQPCSAKKVAEKTVGLESWDAVGDEAYPEIENLFPSDPLDLESFDVPEEHRLSNINLCGVPLMIYPSTFDKPMSITCSPVKLEEMPWESDLLQLPTDLMSTLDDIIDMPPMIYEF